One Octopus sinensis linkage group LG11, ASM634580v1, whole genome shotgun sequence genomic window carries:
- the LOC115217268 gene encoding uncharacterized protein LOC115217268 isoform X2 — translation MSAGSWEDSSNLTHDRDEQSNLELVKKRPPPRPSGPPPRSAPPRPAPINLKATSRSTSPSAQPTATASGSASPSVGHHITSANKKAHKIISSLKHKAGLKSPKHFIKDKKKHKSPIPSPSKEFVDPTLSDKTERSEEWLALQQMLDRTKETVIKTQQNLNRLASKDEGDNLEDDEASASDGSWAGLRANQGESEEIDEEASNIPYSKASSYYPEDSTEELNDISTKPKSETGGSVQDLLGLGLGDFESPPEPDDWLSSHQSQFEKDFLAAEEENLTLSNKSVTDELVDSFLGLDPSTSLKPSPAISPALSPVTQLAPESEADPFVVRKIVDPFDVSSIVIKTESESDPFTVKSAVATPSDPFVVTHDPFVTSVESDIKSTDPFAVKTTSPSTDPFAVSSDPVTTTQSYNVLEDPFSVKPSASKTVPDSLSAKPPTEISSSDPFVVSPACTESLFLGSTLGSSTLDTLAVSPGLPRSGSELFADTSDLTPSNIDPFTPTKDIFSSTVDPFASATEFTSSTSDPFASTAEVTSSTVDPFSSTAEVTSATADLFSSTAEVTSATADLFSSTAEVTSATADLFSSTVEVTSSTVDPFSSTAEVTSSTADLFAPTTELSSLTGDPFTSTTELTSSKVDPFASPADFTTSNTDLFGENKDAFEINPNIQETRATDFVSEKTEEANQLEDFFVEKTEDSGNNIFMNNIPKDKELGAAAVDPFASSETSLFTQPNLELSGFACFSESEGLIDPAGSTDTSLIPGKTDKLASTPEPYSTISEPLDFASIALAIKAVEKISASSDQSKPSSSPFTTISEPLEFHTDDTSYKLDKKATDSLEDSPFCTTSEPVDIGSVSFVKQEDLQIADQLVYKPLTLQTDPFSTISEPVDVHVESSETPFGWNAFSDQFSSTSDSDLSTKISANDQSSFAFCELSATQAAPAVQPFSSSPFEADWPGSVSDSAVKTDLAFPGVGSDFGSASMSVPTSEDAFPMATDATGDMFAAQPTDVTMTTIPTTTTTSTKDSSLLTMEVTDLVASSAETDTSLKKASTDFLISDEAFSTTFGSPVSSNTTAEILAPDVSHANKPFSLIDDSFASASPMLDASGENVHSLTDPFAEEIKPACFSDSGFPTTNSAFPMLEPSAVPTTAPFSDSSFPILAPQTTPVPSSFSAMDAQEVPDISKSEISQINPFDNIDPETSIHVKNPFSMFETIEDDSPFGQSVDNKANNMGALIQPEISEDIASKLNAFLQPEITPDPAPVTSSTNITSSSGEGADSNVSLFTESSANPFVDQNDTPAVANAEFFDEDFFNTKTAEKIAEGDSAKNAWGAMETLDKDSAFNPFQDDNFDAENIPQNVLDDMDSQEPTNEQKNPFLSSDFNATAMMGETTINPFLSQVEELEKAQSSLSDNLSIFLGKGEDLPIDPTDLPIDVFDPFKTIEPDDIPETSGAMAATHTAAVDSSDDDKESPDMDDNKDAFKLTIRMREPVESGPSVALPPPPKVPKSPQMAPRINPFDRDSPPEENFAKFEVMETEDKVKEPRTETQMSVSTTESSTPEEEEKHLEPLESFNPKMEEDGWTLMLRQPTKKKLTGNRFWKTIYVRLVQQNDGPVLKLFNSKDDKDSFQELPLQPCYSLSEIALQHYDQYGKIHTLKIQYVFYRERVGIRTEKITPTFVKNMKPKANMILDHAPQISELLKFGSLSEQTIITFVQEVEDALMAIVAHREKTLSYQKDEVIVDVIDEYRAEINTAGHIVAQKARVRIFCLSFVTGMPFVELGVNDKRRKGREVVGRHDIIPIKTEEWIKPENIQFHCSAKPEEYEKDGTIKFHPLDACHFELMRFRIRLRDNKELPLIVRVFRSIKERHVEYRCDVVCTGYHAYSKKHGQFPCEDIEIRFPIPDCWIYLFRYEKRFGYGSFKSATRKPGKIKGLERLTMMTQSGTNPALLEASVGTAKYENVYHAIVWRISRLPERNQGAYKTHLFTLRLDLGPHDEIPDSLEMVSDVKFTMPASTVSKCQIRSISCGNPTPPEKWVRYIAHYNYKVAIEHTLEGSIQNVPEIDVQMAAEGNDSESDS, via the exons ATGTCTGCTGGTTCTTGGGAGGACTCATCAAATTTGACTCATGACAGAGATGAACAGAGTAATCTTGAGCTGGTTAAGAAACGTCCTCCACCTCGACCTTCAGGGCCACCTCCTCGATCTGCTCCTCCAAGACCTGCACCCATCAACTTAAAAGCTACTTCTCGGTCAACTTCTCCTTCTGCTCAACCAACTGCAACTGCTTCAGGAAGCGCATCTCCATCAGTTGGACATCATATAACTTCTGCTAATAAAAAGGCGCATAAAATTATAAGCTCTTTGAAACATAAAGCTGGCCTAAAATCTCCAAAACACTTCATTAAAGATAAGAAGAAGCACAAATCCCCAATACCCTCTCCTTCGAAAGAATTTGTCGATCCAACACTCAGTGATAAAACTGAACGCTCTGAAGAATGGCTGGCCTTACAGCAAATGCTCGACCGAACCAAAGAAACGGTCATAAAAACACAACAGAATTTGAATAGATTAGCATCAAAAGACGAGGGTGATAATCTTGAAGACGACGAAGCATCAGCTTCTGATGGTTCTTGGGCTGGTTTGAGAGCTAATCAAGGAGAATCAGAAGAAATCGATGAAGAAGCATCAAATATTCCGTACTCGAAAGCTTCAAGCTATTACCCTGAAGACTCTACTGAAGAATTAAATGATATTAGTACAAAACCAAAATCTGAAACAGGAGGTAGTGTTCAAGACTTATTAGGGCTTGGGTTGGGAGATTTTGAATCCCCGCCCGAACCGGATGATTGGCTCTCCAGCCATCAATCTCAATTTGAAAAAGACTTTttagcagcagaagaagaaaatTTAACTTTATCCAACAAGAGTGTTACCGATGAATTAGTTGATAGCTTTTTAGGATTAGACCCTTCAACTAGCCTAAAACCTTCCCCGGCTATAAGTCCTGCACTTTCTCCCGTCACCCAACTTGCCCCAGAATCTGAAGCAGACCCATTTGTTGTTCGAAAAATTGTCGATCCATTTGATGTTTCTTCAATTGTTATTAAAACTGAATCAGAATCTGACCCCTTTACTGTTAAATCAGCAGTTGCAACTCCATCTGATCCCTTTGTTGTGACGCATGATCCTTTTGTTACATCTGTTGAGAGTGATATCAAGTCCACTGATCCATTTGCAGTAAAAACAACATCGCCTTCAACAGATCCTTTTGCAGTTTCTAGCGATCCAGTAACTACAACACAGTCCTATAATGTTTTAGAAGATCCATTTTCTGTTAAACCAAGTGCATCTAAAACAGTTCCAGATTCACTTTCTGCAAAACCCCCAACAGAAATATCCTCATCTGATCCTTTTGTTGTTTCTCCTGCATGTACAGAATCATTATTTCTGGGATCAACTTTGGGTAGTTCCACATTGGATACATTAGCTGTTTCACCTGGATTGCCAAGATCTGGTTCTGAATTATTTGCTGACACTTCTGATTTGACACCATCTAATATTGACCCTTTCACTCCAACTAAGGATATTTTTAGCTCAACAGTTGACCCGTTCGCTTCAGCTACAGAGTTCACGAGTTCAACAAGCGATCCTTTTGCATCAACTGCAGAGGTCACTAGCTCAACAGTTGACCCCTTCTCTTCAACTGCAGAG GTCACAAGTGCAACAGCTGATCTCTTCTCTTCAACTGCAGAGGTCACAAGTGCAACAGCTGATCTCTTCTCTTCAACTGCAGAGGTCACAAGTGCAACAGCTGATCTCTTCTCTTCAACTGTAGAGGTCACTAGCTCAACAGTTGATCCCTTCTCTTCAACTGCAGAGGTCACAAGTTCAACAGCTGATCTTTTTGCGCCAACTACAGAACTCAGCAGTTTAACAGGTGATCCCTTCACTTCAACTACAGAGCTCACGAGTTCAAAAGTTGACCCTTTTGCATCCCCTGCAGATTTCACTACTTCAAATACTGATCTATTTGGTGAAAACAAAGATGCATTCGAAATAAATCcgaatatacaagaaacaagggCCACTGATTTTGTCTCAGAAAAGACTGAAGAAGCAAACCAGCTTGAAGACTTTTTTGTCGAAAAGACAGAAGATTCaggaaataatattttcatgaataataTACCAAAAGATAAAGAATTAGGAGCTGCAGCTGTGGATCCTTTTGCTTCCTCAGAAACATCCTTATTTACTCAACCAAATTTAGAACTTTCTGGTTTTGCCTGCTTCTCAGAATCTGAAGGACTCATTGATCCAGCTGGATCAACAGACACTAGTCTCATTCCAGGTAAAACAGACAAGCTGGCCTCCACACCAGAACCTTATTCAACTATATCGGAACCACTAGATTTTGCTTCAATCGCTCTAGCAATTAAAGCAGTTGAGAAAATTTCAGCAAGTTCTGATCAAAGTAAACCAAGTTCTAGTccattcacaacaatatctgaacCATTAGAGTTTCATACCGATGATACTTcttataaattagataaaaaagcTACAGACTCTTTAGAAGATAGTCCCTTTTGTACTACGTCAGAACCAGTTGATATAGgatcagtttcttttgttaaaCAGGAAGATTTGCAAATTGCTGATCAATTAGTCTATAAACCCTTGACTTTACAAACTGATCCTTTTAGTACTATTTCAGAACCAGTAGATGTTCATGTAGAATCATCTGAAACTCCTtttggctggaatgccttttctGATCAATTTAGCTCTACTTCAGATAGTGATTTGAGCACTAAAATTTCTGCTAATGATCAATCTAGTTTTGCGTTTTGTGAATTAAGTGCTACCCAAGCAGCGCCTGCTGTTCAACCATTTTCAAGTTCACCATTTGAAGCTGACTGGCCAGGTTCAGTCTCAGACTCGGCAGTTAAAACTGACTTAGCTTTCCCAGGGGTAGGAAGTGATTTCGGTTCTGCAAGTATGTCTGTGCCAACATCTGAAGATGCGTTTCCAATGGCAACCGATGCAACTGGTGATATGTTTGCTGCACAACCGACAGACGTAACTatgacaacaataccaacaacaacaacaacatcaacaaaagacaGTTCACTGCTGACAATGGAAGTAACAGATTTAGTAGCAAGTAGTGCAGAAACTGATACATCCCTGAAGAAGGCTAGCACTGATTTCTTAATCAGTGACGAAGCTTTCTCAACAACATTTGGTAGTCCGGTTTCTTCAAACACGACCGCTGAAATCCTTGCCCCAGATGTGTCACATGCAAATAAACCTTTTTCACTCATTGATGACAGTTTTGCATCAGCATCACCAATGCTTGACGCTTCAGGAGAAAATGTGCATTCTTTAACTGATCCGTTTGCCGAGGAAATAAAACCAGCTTGCTTCTCAGATTCTGGTTTCCCTACAACAAACTCGGCTTTCCCTATGCTGGAACCATCTGCTGTGCCTACAACAGCACCTTTCTCAGATTCCTCATTTCCTATCTTGGCTCCACAAACAACTCCTGTTCCGAGTTCCTTTTCAGCAATGGATGCACAAGAAGTACCTGATATTTCCAAATCAGAAATCAGTCAGATTAATCCTTTTGACAACATTGATCCGGAAACTTCTATCCACGTTAAAAATCCATTTTCAATGTTCGAGACTATTGAAGATGATTCGCCTTTTGGGCAGTCTGTTGATAACAAAGCTAATAATATGGGTGCATTAATACAACCAGAAATATCTGAAGATATTGCTTCTAAATTAAATGCTTTCCTACAGCCTGAGATTACTCCTGATCCTGCTCCAGTCACCAGTAGCACTAACATTACTAGTTCATCTGGAGAGGGTGCAGATTCAAACGTTAGCTTATTTACAGAATCAAGTGCCAATCCGTTTGTAGATCAAAACGATACTCCAGCTGTTGCCAATGCCGAATTTTTTGATGAAGATTTCTTCAATACAAAAACTGCTGAGAAAATTGCTGAAGGGGATTCAGCGAAGAATGCTTGGGGGGCAATGGAAACTCTTGATAAGGATTCAGCTTTTAACCCTTTCCAAGATGATAACTTTGATGCTGAAAATATCCCCCAAAATGTTCTAGATGACATGGACAGTCAAGAACCGACAAATGAGCAGAAGAACCCATTTTTGTCTAGTGATTTTAATGCAACTGCTATGATGGGAGAGACCACGATTAATCCATTTTTGAGTCAGGTAGAAGAACTTGAAAAAGCACAGAGTTCATTGTCAGACAATCTCAGTATTTTCCTAGGTAAAGGGGAAGATTTGCCAATCGATCCGACTGACTTGCCTATAGATGTTTTTGACCCTTTCAAAACCATTGAGCCTGATGATATTCCAGAAACATCAGGTGCCATGGCCGCCACCCATACAGCAGCTGTCGATTCAAGTGATGATGACAAAGAATCCCCTGATATGGATGATAATAAAGATGCTTTTAAACTGACCATACGAATGAGGGAACCAGTTGAATCTGGGCCATCAGTTGCTCTACCGCCTCCTCCCAAAGTGCCCAAATCTCCGCAAATGGCACCACGTATAAACCCATTTGATCGAGATTCTCCACCGGAAGAAAACTTTGCAAAATTCGAAGTGATGGAGACTGAAGACAAAGTAAAGGAACCAAGAACTGAGACTCAGATGAGTGTTTCTACGACAGAGAGTAGCACAcctgaagaggaagaaaaacaccTTGAACCCCTTGAAAGTTTTAACCCGAAAATGGAAGAGGATGGATGGACATTAATGCTTCGACAGCCAACGAAGAAGAAACTGACCGGTAACCGTTTCTGGAAGACAATTTATGTGAGATTGGTCCAACAAAATGACGGACCCGTTTTGAAACTGTTCAATAGCAAAGATGATAAAGATTCGTTTCAGGAGCTCCCGCTTCAGCCTTGTTACTCTTTGTCTGAAATAGCCCTACAACATTATGATCAATATGGAAAGATACACACATTGAAAATTCAGTATGTTTTCTATCGTGAAAGAGTTGGAATTCGAACCGAAAAGATTACACCAACTTTCGTGAAGAACATGAAACCAAAAGCTAACATGATTTTAGATCATGCTCCGCAGATCTCAGAGCTTCTTAAATTTGGTTCACTAAGTGAACAGACAATTATCACCTTTGTACAAGAGGTGGAAGATGCATTAATGGCAATTGTTGCTCACAGAGAAAAAACATTATCATATCAAAAAGACGAAGTtattgttgatgtaattgatgaaTACAGAGCAGAGATTAACACGGCAGGTCACATTGTCGCCCAGAAAGCCAGAGTAAGAATTTTTTGTTTATCGTTTGTAACAGGTATGCCATTTGTAGAACTAGGAGTAAACGACAAACGGCGCAAAGGGAGAGAAGTTGTTGGTCGACACGATATCATACCTATCAAAACAGAAGAATGGATCAAGCCGGAGAATATTCAGTTTCATTGTTCTGCGAAGCCAGAAGAATACGAAAAGGATGGAACCATTAAATTTCATCCACTGGATGCATGTCATTTTGAACTAATGAGGTTCCGTATTCGACTGAGAGACAATAAAGAGTTGCCTTTGATAGTGAGAGTGTTTCGAAGTATCAAAGAAAGACATGTTGAATACCGGTGTGACGTTGTGTGTACCGGTTACCATGCGTATAGTAAAAAACATGGGCAATTTCCCTGTGAAGACATTGAAATAAGATTTCCAATTCCTGATTGCTGGATCTATCTATTTCGTTACGAAAAACGATTCGGCTATGGGTCCTTTAAATCAGCCACCAGAAAACCAGGGAAAATCAAAGGGCTAGAAAGGTTGACAATGATGACACAAAGTGGCACTAATCCAGCTCTTCTGGAAGCCTCTGTAGGCACAGCAAAATATGAAAACGTTTATCATGCAATTGTATGGCGGATTAGTAGATTACCAGAAAGAAATCAAG